A single window of Corvus hawaiiensis isolate bCorHaw1 chromosome 22, bCorHaw1.pri.cur, whole genome shotgun sequence DNA harbors:
- the LOC125337026 gene encoding guanylin-like: MKIFLSWTVLAVLVLVHVSQAVYVQDGDLKFSLESVKKLKELMDGNRHINPRMMVPIASYSPCQEKHLPEEFQPVCKREDAPMIFRRLSLAAEDDLCEICANAACAGCF; this comes from the exons ATGAAAATCTTTCTTTCCTGGACAGTCCTGGCAGTCCTTGTCCTGGTGCACGTCTCCCAGGCAGTCTACGTTCAG GATGGTGACTTGAAATTCTCCCTGGAGTCCGTGAAGAAGCTGAAGGAGCTCATGGATGGGAACAGACACATCAACCCTCGCATGATGGTTCCCATAGCCAGCTATTCCCCATGCCAAGAAAAACACCTCCCAGAGGAATTCCAGCCTGTGTGCAAGAGGGAAGATGCACCCATGATTTTTAGGAGGCTGA GCCTGGCTGCTGAGGACGACCTGTGTGAGATCTGTGCCAACGCTGCCTGCGCCGGCTGCTTCTGA